Below is a genomic region from Ancylomarina subtilis.
TCAGTAAGACCATAACCCATTTTAACATTGATTCCAACCGAATGGAAGAAAGCGATAATCTCTGATGAAAGTGGAGCGCCGCCACAGGGTGTAAAATTGATTCTTCCTCCAAAAATATCACGGAACTTACTCAATACTAATTTATCAGCAAGTTTATATTTCAATTTCAAACCATAAGGGATTTTCTTCTCGAAACGCTTGTACTGATTATTACGTAACTCCCCTATTTTCAGCGACCAATTCAAAATTTTCTTTTTAATGCCTGAAGCATCCTTACTCTTATCCTGAATAGCTGAATAGACCTTCTCATAAATACGAGGAACCGTACACATTAAGGTTGGTCTGGCCTCTTTCATCGTTGGACCAATTTGTTTTGGGTCTCGATTGAAATAGATTTTATAACCTCTGTGTAAGCAGAAAAACGTCCAGCCACGTTCATATACGTGACTCAATGGTAGAAAACTTAAAGAAACTTCATCATCACTAACCGCAAGTTCCTTATCGTGAGAACGCAGAACTGAAGTAATATTATTGTGGTCAATCATCACCCCTTTGGGCTCACCAGTAGTTCCTGAAGTATATATTAGGGTTGCTAAATCATCAAGATTAGCTGTTTCGAATCGGGCATCAAACTCTTTCCCCAGACGGGAAGCCTTACCCATTTCGATAAACTTATCCCAATACATTGTATGTTTGTGGTCGTTTATTTTAACCGACTTATCAAAAACAATAACCATTTTAACTTGAGAGCATTCTCCAAGCAACTCCATGGTTCTATCATATTGTTCTTGTTCGCCTACAAAAATAGCCTGAACAGAAGCATCTTGTATAATATACTTTGCTTCAGTTGTCGAATTGGTTGGATAGATTGGAACCGTTATGCCTCTTACACTCATAACTGCAAGGTCGGCAACAATCCATTCCGGCATATTTTGAGAAAAAATAGCAACGCTTTCTTGTATCCCAATGCCCAATTTAAGCAGAGCTTTAGATACTTGTCTGGTTTGAATTCCAAATTCACACCAACTCACATCAACCCATTCCCCACTATCCTCATTCTTATAAGACATCGCAACCTTATCGCCAAATTTTTCAAATCTCTGGCGAAGATGTTTGCCCCAATGTTGATAATCCATAAAACTAGTTTAGTTGTAAATCGCTGCAAAGATACACATGTTTAGCCGACTTGAAAGCATTTCGAAGGAAATGCAAATTCATAATCGTCCACTCAAAACTCCAAACACAACATAATTCAAATGTAATCCGAATAGAATCCTCAATAAAATCAAGCGTTTACAAAAATAGTGATTTTAGACTTGTATCTAAAACCACTATTAAAGCTAAATGTCTTTATTAAAAGGCGAATTCATCAAAAAATGACAAATTCATCCCACAAAATGGATCCGTTTTTAACGAACATGAAAGTTTAGCAATTCTTCACCTTCCAATTCGCCAACCAAATGATCTCCAATTTTCACAGGCCCAACCCCTTCCGGAGTTCCCGTGTAAATCAGATCACCAATTTTAAGCGTGAAATACTTTGACAGATAACTGATCAGATAATCAATTGAGAAAATCAAATCGGACGTATTACCAGCCTGTACTTTTTTCCCGTTGATATCCAAACTGAAACTCAAAGCATTTATATCTTTAAACTTTGTTTTGGGTACAAATTTAGAGATGGGAGCTGCCCCGTCAAATGCTTTTGCCTTTTCCCAGGGCAAGCCTTTTTTCTTGCATTCTGCCTGAATATCACGAGCAGTAAAGTCAATCCCTAAGGCTAGCTCTTCGTAATACCGATGCGCAAATTCAATCGGAATATTTTTCCCAACTCGATTAATCTTAACCACAACTTCAACCTCATGATGGATATCCTTAGAGAAATCTGGATAATAAAAGTCGTTATTGCTTTTTAAAAGCGCTGAATCAGGCATTGAAAAAACCACAGGTTCGGTAGGCACCGGGTTGTTCAATTCTTTGGCATGATCCACATAGTTTCTACCAATCGCTAATATTTTCATAGTGTTATTCGTGAAATAGTTTATTCCTTTTCAAAATCAGAAACCCAATTCTATTGGGTTCTACATGTTAAAGTTTCTAAGCTTAATCTCAGTCAAAACTTTCTTTGTATACAGTGGAAAATCATTGTTCATGATCCAACCATAATAACCGGGTTGTTCTTTCAAAACCTCTTCAACAGCTTTTCCTTTATTCTTCCCAAAATTAAAGGTTTCGACTCCTTTTTTATCAAAAACAATCATTCCTGCAAAATCCGCATTTTTATTCTGAGTTGAGAATTTTGAAAGGTAATCGATATCATTTTCAAGATTTTCATATTTATCCAATTGGGATTTTAAAACCTCGTATGTTGCAATAGTATCCGCCTCGGCACCATGAGCTCCTTCAAGATCTTTTCCACAATAGAACTTATAAGCTGCCGTTAATGTACGTTGCTCCATTTTATGGAAAATGGTCTGAACATCAACAAATTTGCGTTTTCTCATATCAATATCGATATCAGCACGCAAGAATTCCTCAGCCAATAAGGGAATATCAAATCGATTGGAATTGTAACCTGCCAAATCACAACCTTCAATGTATTTTGCTATGATTTTACCTATTTCTTTAAAAGTGGGCTCATCCTTTACGTCCTCATCATAAATGCCATGTATGGCACTTGCTTCTTTAGGAATTGGAATACCTGGATTCACACGATATGTTTTGGTCTCTTCATTACCGTTTGGACTCACCTTTACAATAGCAATTTCTACAATTCGATCTTTCGATACATTAATCCCGGTTGTTTCTAAATCAAAAAAAGCAATGGGGTTTTTCAAATTCAAATTCATGTTGACTTGTTCTTTTGGAGAAGTTATAATTATATCTCTAAATTTCACAATCTAAAGATCTCATCTTAAATAGAAAAAACCTAATGAAAGGATACTCTCATCAGGTTTTTTTACAGACATTATATTTTCGTTTAAATTAAACGTTAATCATCATTGGCATTAACAACATCAACACGTCTTCATCCGCATTTTCGTTATCGTATGGTAAGAATAAACCTGCACGAGTCGGGTCAGAAAGTGCAACCACAACATTTGATGAAGAAATATTCTGAAGAATTTCCAAAAGAAATACCGATTTAAATCCAATCTCAAGAGCTTCACCTTCGTACTGACACATCAGTTTTTCACGAGCTGAAATAGAGAAATCGATATCCTGAGCTGAAACAACCAATTCGTTATTATTTAACTCAAATTTAATCAAGTTACTTGCCGGATTTGAAAATACAGATACTCGCTTAAGAGTATTGTAAAGCTCAACACGATCAATGGTTAATTTAAACGGGTTATTGGTCGGAATTACCGAACCATAGCTTGGATATTTTCCTTCAACCAAACGACAAATCAACTTGTAGTTAGAAAGCGTGAAGAATGCATTTTTATCATCGAACTCAACCAATACTGGATTTTCTTCTTTAGGAAGAATATTACGAAGCAATGATGCTGGCTTTTTAGGAAGAATAAATGACGATTCAACTTCTGAACGACCATCAAGACGCTTGTAACGTACCAATTTGTGCGCATCAGAAGCAACAAAAGTTAGATCATTATTATTCAATTCAATGAAAATACCATTCATTACAGGACGCAGCTCATCATCAGCAGTCGCAAACAAGGTTTTGTTTACACCTTTTAATAGAACTTCGCTGGCAACCGTAATATTTACAATGCTATCTTGTTCTTTTTCCGGATTCTTAGGGTAATCATCGCCATTCTGACCAGGAATACTAAACTTACCATTCTCGGTACTCAATTTCACAGCTAAAGTCTGAGGATCAACTTCAAAAGTCAATGGCTGCTCAGGAAACTCTTTTAAAGTATCAGTTAAAATCTTTGCTGGAAGTGCAATTACACCCTCACCTTCAGAAGCATCTAATGGAATCGTTGTAATTAATGTGGTTTCCAAATCAGAAGCAGTAGCTATCAATTCACCATCCTTCAATTCAAATAAAAAGTTATCGAGAATTGGAAGTGTGTTTTTGTTGCTAATCACACGGCTAATAGCTTGAATGTGTCCTAAAATCTCAGTACTTGATACTACAAATTTCATATGTATATAATTTGTTTTTAAGTTGACTTCTGAAACAACACTTGACTAAACATCCTGTTAATCAGTCAGATTTCATCTGTCAGTGTATTTAATAGTTTTCTAACATTGTTTATTTTTGACATCACAAAAAATCGATGTAATGTTAAAAATATCAAGTGGTGAATATACGAATTTTATTTATTCGAATCTGCTTTTTTTCCAAGAGTTTGCTTTCAATTTATCCACGAATGATTTTTAGAAATACGCAGCTTAATTTCGATATCTTTTTCGGCGGAGATAACGCCAAATAATTGCGAAGAACAGAAGTAAAACAAGGGGTAATCCCAAATTTAAAACCTGATAAAAAAGACGATCTTCACGCAATTTGGTTTTATCTAATAGGCGAAGTTTCACTTCTCTTGATCGAAGATTCATCCAGCCTTCATCATCACATAAATAATCAACACAATTTAAAAGGAAATTTCTATTCCCATAGGTTTTTCGGGAATACCGATCGTATCCCAAAGCTTCCATTTGCATATTTCCACCAACCCCTCTCACACGATTTCTGATCATATCACCATCAGAAATAACGATCATCTTACTCTCAGGACTTTCATCTTTATAGGTTGAACGGTCAATTCCTTCCCAAATTCTGTTTTTAAAAATAGACTGGAACTTCCCTTCAATCAATACTGACATCACTTTTGAGCCATCAGGAAAATCCTTGGCTTCCATTTTTTGTCCAACAATATCAAGTCGTATAGGAGTTGGCACCTTCTGAAGTCGGGTAAAATTCGAACTCGCTAATAAAACCGTATGTTTTAAATTGGGATTATTCCCAACCTTATCAATTGAATTTGCAAACTCAACCCGAACCATATTCAATTTGCGTGTGATCGGATGATTGGATGGTGGAGCCAAAAGTGGTGAATAATACCAGGGAGCCGGCACATATTTTCCATTCTGCCCTGATGCTGATGACTGAACAGGAATCAGCTGACTCTGAACATCCATTACCAAATCAGGATTAATGCGAACCCCATATTTAAACAGCTGATCTTCCAGATTCAGAGGTTTATAAAATGCCATAGACATGCCATTAGCTGAGATACTGTCCATTGAGGCAGCCACTTCGTCAATCAGCCACATCACCTTGCCCCCATTCATGATATACTGATCGAGGGCGTACTTGGCTTTTTTGCTAAACTCTTTGCGAGGCTGAGCAACAATCACACAGGCAAATCGCTTGAAATCTTTAGATAACTCGTAAGCAGTTGCTCGACTCACCTTGTAACGTTGTAGAAGCGATGCTGTAAAATCAGCCACTTCATATTCACCCAATTCACCCTGTCCTGTGAAAAAAGCAATTTCCTTAACCTTGGTTTGATTCAGTAATCTGATGGCCATAGAAAGTTCATATTCGATACTTTCTATAGAATGATTCAGATTCTGATCTGCCGATAATCCTGACACAGATTTCAAGAGGTTAACCGGAGTTTCCTTTTTCCCATCGTGAACAAAAAGCCCGGGAACTATGATTTTTTGTTTCACACTCCCATCGCGACTGGTTTCCTGAATGCTGGTTGGTTTAAGACCTCTCTCGGATAATTCGCGTAAAGATTTCTCTTTTAATTTTGGATTCAACTGAGCATTAACATCAATAAAACTGTAAGCAATTTCAACCCCTGTATAAGATTTAAATTCTTCAATCAAATCAACGGTTGCATTCTTAAGCTTATTAAAACCATGGGGCAAATCGCCATCTAAATAGATCTCAAAATAAACCGGCTTTTTTAAATCGGCCAATAGTGCTTTGGTATTATCAGATAGTGTAAAACGTTTCTCTGATGTTAAATCTACACGAAAATGAAAAACTTGTAAAAGTTGATACGCAAGCAGAACAACTAAAACTGAAAGAAATAGTTGGAATAAATTCTTCTTTTTGCTTGAAATTTGCATAATGCTATATGATTTTATCGATCTTATTTTTTTGAAAAATGTCTGATTAAAACTACCATTTTCTACTCTGAAGCACGGTACGTGTTGCAAAAAGAAAACAAAGCGACAAAGAAATAAAATAACTCACATCTCTTGAATCAACAACCCCTCTTGACAAGGATCGGTAGTGCTCATTAATACCCAAATTAATTACCTCTGTTTGTAAACCTTGAAATAGCATCAAATCAGATAGGTAATCAAATCCCATATAAAAACTAAAACACAAAACCAGCGAAAGGAGAAAAGCAATGATTTGATTATCCGTTAAAGAACCTGCAAAAACAGCTAAAGAAACGTATCCTATGGCCAGAAAAAACAGGCCTAGAAAAGATCCCCAGAATGCCCCAACATCAATACTCCCAACAGGTTCCCCCAAGTAATAAACTGACAAATAATAAATTAAACAGAAAAGTAACGAAAAGATAACAAGAAGTAAGGCTGCAAAAAATTTCGACAAAACAATCTTGAAATCAGAAATGGGACGAGTGAATAACAGTTCAATGGTACCTGATTTTCTTTCATCGGTAAACAAACGCATACACAAAGCCGGAATCAAAAACAGATAAATCCAGGGAGCCATATCAAAAAGGGTGTCCAGATTGGCATAGCCTCCATCCAAAACATTTGTGTTACCTGGGAATACCCAAATAAACAAACCGGTAGCCAATAAGAAAATACTGATGATTAGATAACCACTTATGGAGCTAAAAAACGATCGAAATTCCTTTAATAATAGTGTGAACATGTATGAGTTTTTGGAGTGCGTTACAAATTTGCAAAATAAATTTGAGAATTTATCGCCTACTTATGTTTCAATTCACTTAGAGAATAAGCAGCACTCTGTTGACTCAAAAAAACTAAGACTTAATGGCCTGAATGTCCGCATAAATCATCTTAGCAAAACGAGCAGATGCACCTGCCCCGCCTAGATGCGCATTTAAATCTTCATAATTCTTCAACATATTGGAACGGTATGCCTCATCATACAGAATTAAATCCAGCTCCTTACTAATATTCTCAACATTGCAATATTGCTGAATTAACTCCTTCACAATAAACCGATCAACAACCAAATTGACTAGAGAAATATATTTGATATTTAAGAGCATTTTCCCTAATCGGTAAGCAATGCTTCCTCCGCTCATTTTATAACACACCACCTGTGGAATACGAAGCAAAGCTGTTTCAAGTGTTGCCGTTCCGGAAGCAACCAGAGCTGCCTTGGACTGTTGCAATAAATCATAAGTTTGATTGTAAACAAAACTCAACTCATTTCCTTTTGACACCGATGCATAAAATTCCTTTGTGATTGAGGGTGCAGCAGCAATTACAAACTGATAATCCGGAAATCGATCGACAACCTGAAGCATCACCGGCAGAATACGTTCAATCTCCTGCTTACGACTACCGGCTAAAAGAGCAATAATAGGTTTGTTGGACAATTGATTTCGCTCGATAAAATGATCAAAAGTCTCATCCTTATTCGCTCTATTTTCTATTGCATCGAGTAATGGATTTCCGCCAAAACTCACTTCATAGTTATGCTTTTTATAGAACTCAGTTTCAAAAGGAAAAATCGTAAACATACGATCGACATGAGCTTTTATCTTTTTCACTCGTGACTCTTTCCAAGCCCAAATTTTAGGTGAAATATAATAGTGGA
It encodes:
- a CDS encoding AMP-dependent synthetase/ligase; translation: MDYQHWGKHLRQRFEKFGDKVAMSYKNEDSGEWVDVSWCEFGIQTRQVSKALLKLGIGIQESVAIFSQNMPEWIVADLAVMSVRGITVPIYPTNSTTEAKYIIQDASVQAIFVGEQEQYDRTMELLGECSQVKMVIVFDKSVKINDHKHTMYWDKFIEMGKASRLGKEFDARFETANLDDLATLIYTSGTTGEPKGVMIDHNNITSVLRSHDKELAVSDDEVSLSFLPLSHVYERGWTFFCLHRGYKIYFNRDPKQIGPTMKEARPTLMCTVPRIYEKVYSAIQDKSKDASGIKKKILNWSLKIGELRNNQYKRFEKKIPYGLKLKYKLADKLVLSKFRDIFGGRINFTPCGGAPLSSEIIAFFHSVGINVKMGYGLTETMATVCLYGDTHIDFNTTGKTLNGVEIKIGENDEILVKSPGVMRGYYKKPEETAKVMKDGWFCTGDAGRIDENGNLTITDRIKDLMKTSGGKYVAPQKLETTLVNDQFIEQVAVIGDCQKYVTALAVPAFEPLRQYAKKHNISFDSIEDLIAHSQIVEFFEKRFEEMQKEFSRFEKIKKFTLLPKEFSMEAGEITSTLKLKRKVIQEKYKHLIEKMYKD
- a CDS encoding fumarylacetoacetate hydrolase family protein, with the protein product MKILAIGRNYVDHAKELNNPVPTEPVVFSMPDSALLKSNNDFYYPDFSKDIHHEVEVVVKINRVGKNIPIEFAHRYYEELALGIDFTARDIQAECKKKGLPWEKAKAFDGAAPISKFVPKTKFKDINALSFSLDINGKKVQAGNTSDLIFSIDYLISYLSKYFTLKIGDLIYTGTPEGVGPVKIGDHLVGELEGEELLNFHVR
- a CDS encoding 3'-5' exonuclease — its product is MNLNLKNPIAFFDLETTGINVSKDRIVEIAIVKVSPNGNEETKTYRVNPGIPIPKEASAIHGIYDEDVKDEPTFKEIGKIIAKYIEGCDLAGYNSNRFDIPLLAEEFLRADIDIDMRKRKFVDVQTIFHKMEQRTLTAAYKFYCGKDLEGAHGAEADTIATYEVLKSQLDKYENLENDIDYLSKFSTQNKNADFAGMIVFDKKGVETFNFGKNKGKAVEEVLKEQPGYYGWIMNNDFPLYTKKVLTEIKLRNFNM
- the dnaN gene encoding DNA polymerase III subunit beta, with amino-acid sequence MKFVVSSTEILGHIQAISRVISNKNTLPILDNFLFELKDGELIATASDLETTLITTIPLDASEGEGVIALPAKILTDTLKEFPEQPLTFEVDPQTLAVKLSTENGKFSIPGQNGDDYPKNPEKEQDSIVNITVASEVLLKGVNKTLFATADDELRPVMNGIFIELNNNDLTFVASDAHKLVRYKRLDGRSEVESSFILPKKPASLLRNILPKEENPVLVEFDDKNAFFTLSNYKLICRLVEGKYPSYGSVIPTNNPFKLTIDRVELYNTLKRVSVFSNPASNLIKFELNNNELVVSAQDIDFSISAREKLMCQYEGEALEIGFKSVFLLEILQNISSSNVVVALSDPTRAGLFLPYDNENADEDVLMLLMPMMINV
- the gldG gene encoding gliding motility-associated ABC transporter substrate-binding protein GldG, with the protein product MQISSKKKNLFQLFLSVLVVLLAYQLLQVFHFRVDLTSEKRFTLSDNTKALLADLKKPVYFEIYLDGDLPHGFNKLKNATVDLIEEFKSYTGVEIAYSFIDVNAQLNPKLKEKSLRELSERGLKPTSIQETSRDGSVKQKIIVPGLFVHDGKKETPVNLLKSVSGLSADQNLNHSIESIEYELSMAIRLLNQTKVKEIAFFTGQGELGEYEVADFTASLLQRYKVSRATAYELSKDFKRFACVIVAQPRKEFSKKAKYALDQYIMNGGKVMWLIDEVAASMDSISANGMSMAFYKPLNLEDQLFKYGVRINPDLVMDVQSQLIPVQSSASGQNGKYVPAPWYYSPLLAPPSNHPITRKLNMVRVEFANSIDKVGNNPNLKHTVLLASSNFTRLQKVPTPIRLDIVGQKMEAKDFPDGSKVMSVLIEGKFQSIFKNRIWEGIDRSTYKDESPESKMIVISDGDMIRNRVRGVGGNMQMEALGYDRYSRKTYGNRNFLLNCVDYLCDDEGWMNLRSREVKLRLLDKTKLREDRLFYQVLNLGLPLVLLLFFAIIWRYLRRKRYRN
- the gldF gene encoding gliding motility-associated ABC transporter permease subunit GldF, translating into MFTLLLKEFRSFFSSISGYLIISIFLLATGLFIWVFPGNTNVLDGGYANLDTLFDMAPWIYLFLIPALCMRLFTDERKSGTIELLFTRPISDFKIVLSKFFAALLLVIFSLLFCLIYYLSVYYLGEPVGSIDVGAFWGSFLGLFFLAIGYVSLAVFAGSLTDNQIIAFLLSLVLCFSFYMGFDYLSDLMLFQGLQTEVINLGINEHYRSLSRGVVDSRDVSYFISLSLCFLFATRTVLQSRKW
- the lpxB gene encoding lipid-A-disaccharide synthase — translated: MKYYIITGEASGDLHASNLMKELKNEDAQAQFRFWGGDLMQAQGGEMVKHYRETAFMGFVTVLKNLKTIRANFRLCETDLLNFTPDVLILVDYPGFNLRMAAFAKKHGIRVHYYISPKIWAWKESRVKKIKAHVDRMFTIFPFETEFYKKHNYEVSFGGNPLLDAIENRANKDETFDHFIERNQLSNKPIIALLAGSRKQEIERILPVMLQVVDRFPDYQFVIAAAPSITKEFYASVSKGNELSFVYNQTYDLLQQSKAALVASGTATLETALLRIPQVVCYKMSGGSIAYRLGKMLLNIKYISLVNLVVDRFIVKELIQQYCNVENISKELDLILYDEAYRSNMLKNYEDLNAHLGGAGASARFAKMIYADIQAIKS